Proteins from one Salmo salar chromosome ssa29, Ssal_v3.1, whole genome shotgun sequence genomic window:
- the LOC106590295 gene encoding highly reducing polyketide synthase 40 isoform X2, translating to MEEEERAIAVVGIGCSFPGGEGLDNFWNVLLEGKNCTLPIPNERFNSTFWYDADNSKPGKSHTSKAALIDGFNELDLRFFGVTDAEADYMDPQQKLLLHCTYRALENAGIPMEKASGTRTGVYLGLMNRDYDLTTAQYNPGLTNHWSGTGKAMSIAANRISYTFNLTGPSVAIDSACSSSLVALHFACQAIKQGDCEMALCGGVSCIIEPQVFVALSKAKMISPEGTSKPFSSRADGYGRGEGCGIILLKPLKQALKDCDHVWGIISKTAVNQDGHTVTPITKPSMVQQEELLRRIYSQSDLSTVQYIEAHGTGTPVGDPIEAGSISKVIAKARPPGSETLRIGSVKGNIGHTESAAGVAGLIKVG from the exons atggaggaggaagagagagccaTTGCAGTGGTTGGCATTGGATGCAGCTTCCCTGGAG GTGAGGGGCTTGACAATTTCTGGAATGTACTTCTGGAAGGAAAGAACTGTACATTGCCAATCCCTAACGAGAGGTTTAACAGTACTTTCTGGTATGATGCTGACAATAGCAAACCTGGAAAGTCTCACACTAGCAAAGCTGCTCTCATAGACGG CTTTAACGAACTAGACCTGAGGTTTTTTGGTGTCACCGATGCGGAGGCCGACTACATGGACCCTCAGCAGAAACTCTTGCTGCACTGCACCTATAGGGCACTAGAGAATGCTGGGATTCCAATGGAGAAAGCTAGCGGAACTAGGACTGGAGTATACCTAG GACTAATGAACAGAGACTACGATCTCACAACCGCCCAGTACAATCCAGGCTTGACTAACCATTGGAGTGGCACTGGTAAAGCCATGAGTATTGCAGCCAACCGGATATCCTACACCTTCAACCTCACTGGTCCATCAGTTGCCATAGACAGCGCCTGCTCATCATCTCTTGTGGCTCTGCACTTTGCTTGTCAAGCCATAAAACAAG GTGACTGTGAAATGGCTCTCTGTGGCGGTGTAAGCTGTATCATAGAGCCACAAGTCTTTGTCGCTCTCAGCAAGGCAAAGATGATTTCACCTGAAGGCACCAGCAAACCTTTCTCCAGCAGAGCAGATGGCTATGGCAGAGGAGAGGGCTGCGGGATTATTCTGCTGAAGCCACTGAAACAA GCCTTGAAAGACTGTGACCATGTATGGGGCATCATAAGCAAAACTGCAGTAAACCAAGATGGCCACACAGTCACTCCAATCACCAAGCCATCCATGGTCCAGCAAGAGGAGCTGCTCCGCAGAATCTATTCACAGTCTGACCTGTCAACTGTCCAGTACATAGAGGCTCATGGGACTGGAACTCCAGTGGGGGATCCCATAGAAGCAGGCAGCATCTCCAAAGTCATTGCCAAAGCCAGACCCCCGGGTTCAGAAACACTCCGCATCGGCTCTGTGAAAGGCAACATTGGACACACAGAATCTGCAGCTGGTGTGGCAGGGCTAATCAAG